In the Planctomycetota bacterium genome, GGGACCCATCGGTGTCGCACGTGTACGAGGCATTCGCTGGGGAGAGCATGAGGCGCGAAAGAGCGTTGGATGCCCACCGGCCTGCCTCGCCGCCGTGGGCGACCCAGAAGGGGATCTTGGGCACGTCGTCGGAGAGTGCCCGGTAGTTCCTGCCCAGCGCGATCTGCGCGCCGGGCACCCCACGCGGAACATCCGCCACCGCCGTGAGGATGAAGCGCAACAGGCCGGAGATCGAGTAGGTGTAGCCCTCCGCGTCGGGCACGACATAGTAGGGGCCCAGGGATGTCTGGCAGCCTGTTGGCACGGGGTCAGTGGAGAAGCGCACGGAGAGGCCGGCGCGCTTGGCCAGCATCAGCAAGGGCGGCACGGGCGCGACGCGTCGCTTCGCCGAGCCCCACGGGCCGCCGAGCGAAAGGTAATCGAAACGCACGCGCACCTCGATCAGATCGCGCTCGGAGTCCACGCGGTACTCCTCGCTCACAGCGATGGGGAGCGCGCGCAGAAGGGGAACCCAGGAGCGGCACGCGTCCGCGACCCGGGCCATGGACTCCGCGCTGCTGTTCCAGGTGGAGGTCAACGATGGATCGGCGCGCCGGATGCCGAGCAGCGGCATCAACGCGGCCCGGAAGCCGGGCCGGCGGAACTCCAGTTCCAGGCAGTCGTCGAGCTTCCAACTCGCGGGGGGCCTGTCGAGGACGAGGAGGATCGGCACATCGAAGCTCGGGCACGGGGCGCCGTCTGCGAGGGTGACCTGCTTGAACTCCGGGGCCGCCCCGAACCAGAAGACCATCCACGGCTCCTCGAGATCTCTGGACTGCGGTTTGACGCGCGCCAACAGGTGCTGGGGGGCGCGGAGGCCCGCCTCGGGCAGCCCGCGGAAAAGCGTGAGCACACGGCCCTCTCCCTCGATGGCCAGGGCGGGCGACAGGGCACTCTCGATGAGGCGGAGAGCGCCGTCCGACCGGCCGAAGCGCCGGACCGCAACTGCCGGCGAGCAGGGGGCGGAGGGCTTCGCTGGATGGACGACGGCCTGGCAAATCGCGCGCGTGCTGTTGGTCTCGGCGACGAGGCGATGGACGCCGGGAGGCAGGCGCAACGCAAGCCTGGCTGCGCACGGCCGTTCGGCAGAGACCGCGTATCGGAAGGCGACGGCCGCACGGGCGAGGCCGGGCGAGGCGGGGTCGAAGGCGGAGAGCATGCCTGCGCCCTCCGCGGTTTCGGCGGCCAGCGAGCGGAGCGTCACCAGGAACTCCACCGGCGCGTCCGCGACGAGGTCGGCGCCGGGCGTGGCGAGCCGGAGGGTCAGGTGAAGCGGCCGGGGTGCAGTGGTGGTGATCGTGATGTCGTCAAAAAGGAGCGGCCCCTCGCCGCCTCGGACCAGGAGAGCCTGCAATGCCACTGGGCCGACGAGGCCGGCGATCGGGCCGTCGAGAAACTGCCAGCCGTCGAAATCTACGGGGCCGAGGGCGACGTCGGAAGTCTTTCCAGCCGCATCCACCACGCGAAGCCAGAGACGGTAGCCCCCGCGCTGGCCGTAGACCCAGACGCCGATGCGCTCAGGCTCCCCCGGGAGAGGCAGGGGCGGCTTGTCGCCTTGGCCGACGAAGGCGGTGCCGCACTGTGCCACAAGGGTGACCGACTCGCCGGGAGGCACATCCAGGCGGCAGGCCTGGCGGCCCGAGCGCACCTCGGCGGTCTCCACCTTCATGCGCGGATCGGCGCCTGGCGAGAACTGCACGGCAGCCCAGCTCTCGCCCCAGGCGAAGGCCTCGAAGTCCTCGACCACGAGCTGGCCGCGAAAGACCCCACCGGCTTGGGGTGCGGCAGCGAGGCTCAGGAGAACTGCCCATGCGTGAAGCGGGGTGTGTGTCATTCCGCCCCGGATTCTACTGCCCCGGCGCCGTGGCGTCAACCGCGACTCCGCCGCGCGCAAGGCATCTAGGCCTGGGGCGAGGTCACGGCGCCACATGGGTCGTGAGGAATGCCTGGAGGCTCTCAGCGAATGGCCGGCCCGAGAGGAAGAAGCCGTCGTTGTGGCCGCCGGCAAGCTCGATGAAGGCCTTCGGATCACCCGCCGACTCGAAGAGCTGGCGGCCGTGCGGGTACGGCACAATCTCATCTGCCGGGCTGTGCATCACGAGGATGGGACAGGCAGCCTGACGCACGTACTCCAGCGTGCTGTAGCGGAAGCGCGAGAGCAAACGGACGGGCAGCCACGGGTAGAGGCGCGCGGCGAGATCGGGCACCGAGGTGAAGGTGGACTGGAGGACGAGCACGCCGGGAGGATGCTCCCTGGCCAGCCAGGCGGCGATGGGGCCGCCGAGCGATTCGCCCCAGACGATGATCTGGCGCCGTGGGAGGCGGCGCTCGCCGGCGAGGTGGCGCCAGGCGGCATCGGCATCGAGATAGGTGCCCGCCTCGGTGGGCCGGCCCTCGCTGCGGCCATAGCCGCGGTAGTCGAAGAGCAACGTGCTCAGGCCCAGGCCGCGGAAGAAGGCGGCCACGTCCAGGCGATGCGAGATGTTGCCCGCGTTGCCGTGGCAGAAGAGCACAACGCCTGTCGGGTTCGGGGCGGGGATGAACCAAGCCGCGAGGCGAGTGCCATCGCTGGCCGTGAGTTGCGCCTCTTCGAACGGCAGTCCACGCGACGCGGGCGTTTCGGCCACCGCGCGCACGGGGAAGTAGACGAGATGCGATTGGAACACGAACATGAGGATCAGGATGGCGGCGTAGGCGGCCACAAGGGTTCCCGCAATCGCCCACAGCATGCGACGCCCTCGCGGAGTGAGCAGGGCCACGCACCCTATCCTCCGTGCCCGAACTGCCGCCGCACCTCCAGCATGGCGAAGTAGTTGTCGAGCGGCACGCCCTTGAAGATGCAGTTGCTGGTGGTGAAGAAGTATCCGCCCGTGGCTACGCCGCCGTGCTCGAGGCAGTAGCGGGCGCTCTCGACGATTTGCTCCTTGGTGCCGGCCTGGACGAGAGCGCAGTTGACGTTGCCCATCAGGGCCACACGATGGCCGTAGAGGCGGCGCACCTCGCGGATGTCTACCCCCGCCATCGGGTCGAGCGAGTGGATGGCGGCCGGCTCGCACTCGATGAGCTGGTCGAGGATGGGCATGATGTCGCCGTCGGTGTGCTTGACGGGATAGGCTCCGGCCTTGCGGAATTCGGCGATGTTGCGGGCGAGGAAGGGCGTGACGAAGCGGCGGAACATGGCGGGCGAGAGCCAGGGGCCGTCGTTGAAGCAGTAGTCGGCGCACATGAACACCACCTCGGCGCCTGCGCCGATGAGGCGCTTGCCCACCTCGGCGGCGTCGCGCGCCCAGCGATCGTGCTCGGCCAGCACGTCGTCGGGCTTGTCGGCCATCCGCCACGCCGCTTCCATCATGTTCGTGCCGTTCGGGATGCCCGCCGTGCCGTCCACGAAGGCCGAGAGCATGTAGCGGTCGCCCGCCAGTTGGCGCACGAGCTTGAACGACTCGATCTGGTCCTCCACGTCGAGCCAGTGCAGCCCCGTGAGGATGCAGTAGTCGAGGCGCTCGCACACATCGAGCCAATGCTCGACGTTCTCGTGGAGCAGCCGGTCGCGCTCCCGAGGCCCGACGACCCTGAGGTCGTCGCGGCGCAGGGCCTTGCGGCCGATCAACTCCTCGCTAAGCTGGAACTCCAGCTCGACGTGGGGCACCAGGCCCTCGGGCCTTCGGCGCTCGAAGGCGGCGATAGCCTGTTGGCGTGGCGTCATGGGCGGCTTCCTAGGCAAACAGGGTTTCCTCTCGATTACCAGATGCCGTGCGTTGAGTCAAGCGCCGTGGAAACCGAGCTTGACTCAACGTGCAAGAGGCGGCATAGTAGCGGGAGACGTTTTATCTCCCAGGAG is a window encoding:
- a CDS encoding alpha/beta fold hydrolase; the protein is MALLTPRGRRMLWAIAGTLVAAYAAILILMFVFQSHLVYFPVRAVAETPASRGLPFEEAQLTASDGTRLAAWFIPAPNPTGVVLFCHGNAGNISHRLDVAAFFRGLGLSTLLFDYRGYGRSEGRPTEAGTYLDADAAWRHLAGERRLPRRQIIVWGESLGGPIAAWLAREHPPGVLVLQSTFTSVPDLAARLYPWLPVRLLSRFRYSTLEYVRQAACPILVMHSPADEIVPYPHGRQLFESAGDPKAFIELAGGHNDGFFLSGRPFAESLQAFLTTHVAP
- a CDS encoding uroporphyrinogen decarboxylase family protein, producing the protein MTPRQQAIAAFERRRPEGLVPHVELEFQLSEELIGRKALRRDDLRVVGPRERDRLLHENVEHWLDVCERLDYCILTGLHWLDVEDQIESFKLVRQLAGDRYMLSAFVDGTAGIPNGTNMMEAAWRMADKPDDVLAEHDRWARDAAEVGKRLIGAGAEVVFMCADYCFNDGPWLSPAMFRRFVTPFLARNIAEFRKAGAYPVKHTDGDIMPILDQLIECEPAAIHSLDPMAGVDIREVRRLYGHRVALMGNVNCALVQAGTKEQIVESARYCLEHGGVATGGYFFTTSNCIFKGVPLDNYFAMLEVRRQFGHGG